One Aspergillus oryzae RIB40 DNA, chromosome 2 genomic window carries:
- a CDS encoding glycerophosphodiester phosphodiesterase family protein (predicted protein): protein MHLTSLIVTAGVVAAAPSFSRRGAASHKPNVTNIQVGPRPYFLVDDMDEGPLKSKLESCAETPIRHAPQFSIAHRGGPLQIPEHSRQGMMAAARMGAGIIECDVAFTKDRELVCRHSQCDLHTTTNILTIPELAAKCTVPFQPATDSTPAKAKCCTSDITLAEFKSLCAKMDSSNSSATTPEEYQYGGPAWRTELYDTCGTPVAHHEYIELIESLGLQFSPELKTPQVTMPFQGNYTQEMYAQQLINDYKRHHISPSRVWPQSFLDKDIFYWIQHEPAFGKQAIYLDERTDTEEGYKAAVASLPELAEKGVKIMAPAIYALLNATEDGELVPSEYAVAAKEAGFDIITWSLERFPPLAQAAAEKDYYVQSFTSAVGKDGDMYRIVDALAQKVGVRGIFSDWPATVTYYASCMGLN from the coding sequence ATGCATCTTACTTCCTTGATAGTGACCGCCGGCGTGGTGGCTGCTGCTCCATCGTTCAGTCGTCGTGGTGCTGCCTCTCATAAGCCCAATGTGACCAACATCCAGGTCGGTCCCCGGCCGTATTTCCTCGTGGATGACATGGATGAGGGTCCCTTGAAAAGCAAGCTGGAGTCCTGCGCAGAGACGCCCATTCGTCATGCTCCCCAATTTTCCATCGCCCATCGGGGTGGCCCGCTGCAAATCCCTGAGCACAGTCGCCAAGGTATGATGGCCGCTGCTCGCATGGGTGCTGGCATCATCGAGTGCGACGTCGCCTTCACCAAGGACCGAGAGCTCGTTTGCCGTCACTCGCAGTGTGATCTCcacacaaccaccaacatctTGACCATCCCTGAGCTGGCCGCTAAGTGCACTGTTCCCTTCCAGCCGGCGACAGACAGCACGCCAGCCAAGGCCAAGTGCTGCACATCCGATATCACATTGGCTGAGTTCAAGTCGCTCTGCGCCAAGATGGATTCCAGCAACTCGTCGGCCACAACCCCGGAGGAATACCAGTATGGCGGACCAGCCTGGCGCACAGAGCTCTATGACACCTGTGGCACCCCCGTGGCACACCATGAGTACATTGAGCTGATCGAGTCCCTGGGCCTGCAGTTCTCGCCCGAGCTGAAGACCCCTCAAGTTACCATGCCGTTCCAGGGTAACTACACCCAGGAGATGTACGCTCAACAGCTCATCAACGATTACAAGCGCCATCACATCAGCCCATCCCGCGTGTGGCCCCAGTCCTTCCTTGATAAGGACATCTTCTACTGGATCCAGCATGAACCGGCGTTCGGCAAGCAGGCCATTTACCTCGACGAACGCACCGACACCGAAGAGGGTTACAAAGCTGCTGTTGCCAGCTTGCCCGAGCTTGCCGAGAAGGGCGTCAAGATCATGGCTCCCGCGATCTATGCACTGTTGAACGCGACCGAGGATGGCGAGCTTGTGCCCTCCGAGTATGCCGTGGCCGCCAAGGAAGCCGGcttcgacatcatcacctGGTCCCTTGAGCGGTTCCCTCCCTTGGCGCAAGCTGCTGCCGAAAAAGACTACTATGTTCAGTCGTTCACTTCGGCTGTTGGCAAGGATGGCGACATGTATCGTATTGTTGATGCGCTCGCGCAGAAGGTCGGCGTGCGTGGTATCTTCTCCGACTGGCCTGCCACGGTCACCTACTATGCCAGCTGTATGGGATTGAACTAG